Within Pelotomaculum schinkii, the genomic segment ATCGTATTCGAGTTTCCATTGGTAAGTTTTTTCCTGGCCAAACTGGAACTGGTAACATATGCCTTTTTTGCCCGGAACCGCCGTTATGCGATACTGGGGGTCGTAGCCCTGGCAGCGATAATCACTCCTACCCCGGACTTGATTACCTGCCTCATCGTCAGCGGCCCCATGTATTTACTTTTTGAAGTAAGCGTGCTGGTTGTACGCATCGTCGAACGCAGGATTGCTCGCAGGAAGGAACGTGAGCGACTGGCCGAAATGGCGGAACCGGCAGTCACAGTTAAATAAACAAGGCTGTGGATATTAATGGTGAAAGGAGGCTTCTAATTTTAAGAATATTCTATAGATAATAAATTTTCTGGAGAGAGGGGCACCAAATTTACTCCGAACCTGGCAATCTAAGGCTTAATAAGCTATGATTTCCAGGTCGTTAGGGTATATAAGGGAAACCTGTATGCCTCCCATTTGGAAAGGAGTAGCGTCATTTAGCTATTTACGCGCACTTTTTTGGATAAGGAGGTCAGGTTTGTGAAGCAAAAGATTAGCCGTCGCGATTTTCTGAAGATACTTGGAATTGGTACCGCCGGGTCGGCCTTGCTTAATGGCGTAACAGCCGTGCCGGCCTTAGCCAGCACGGCGGAAGACAAGCTGCCTACCTTCGCTTTGGGTGAATTTAAACTGGCCAAGGCCAAAGAAACCCCTTCAGTTTGCGCTTTTTGCGGGGTTGGCTGCGGCCTTATTGTTTATTCGAATGAAGAAGGCAGGGTTTTGAACATAGAAGGAGATCCGGACAACCCGAATAATGAAGGCACCATGTGCTGCAAAGGCATCGCGCTTGGCGACGCCAACACTATTATCGACCCGAAGAGCCGCAAGCGTACAGTTAATGACCGGCGGATTATGGACGTTCTATACCGCGCCCCCGGCGGGACCAAGTGGGAGAAGAAGGATTGGGAATGGGCTCTTAGTGAAATAGCCAAACGGGTCAAAAATACCCGTGACGCCGCCTTTGAAGAAAAGGACGCGAATGGTGTCACCGTTAACCGTACCCAGGCCATCGCCCATATCGGCAGCGCCTCCTGCGATAACGAAGAGAATTACCTCTTTCAAAAGATGATGCGGTCATTAGGGGTCATCAACATCGACCACCACGCCCGCCTCTGACACTCCTCCACAGTGGCCGGTCTTGGCCAAACATTTGGCAGGGGTGTTATGACCAACAGCTTTACGGATTACAAAAACACGGACGTTTTCCTGATTATCGGCGCCAACCCGGCGGAGAACCACCCGCAGGTTATGCGCCACATGGGCAGGGCCATGGCCGAAAGAGGCGCCAAGGTTATTGTCGTTGATCCCAGGTTTACCAAAACGGCAACCAAAGCAAATATTTACGCTCCTCTACGCCCTGGCACCGATATCGCATTTCTTTACGGTATTATGAATTACGCTCTTGAAAACAACTTATACTTCCATGACTATGTCGCCAATTATACCAACGCCTCATATCTTGTGAGCCCTGAATATGCCCTTAACGAAGGAGCGTTTAGCGGTTTAACGGAGAAAGACGGCAAATTCTCCTATGACACTACAAGCTGGCAGTACCAAAAAGACGGGGATACCATTAGAAAAGACCCCTCCTTGCAGAATCCTTTCTGTGTATTCCAAATTCTGAAGAATCAGGTCGCCCGCTATGATATCAAAACCGTATGCAGCATCACCGGTACTCCGGAAGATGTATATAAGAAAGTCTGTGATCTCTATTGCTCCACCGGCAAGCCCGATAAGGCCGGCAACCTGATTTACGCCATGGGTATTACCCAGCACACCTACGGCAGCCAGAACGTCCGGGCAACCGCCATGCTGCAGCTGCTGCTCGGCAACATCGGCATCGCCGGCGGCGGCGTCAACGCCCAGCGGGGTGAGTCAAACGTGCAGGGTTCCACGGATCAGGGGATCCTCTATCACCTGCTCACCGGTTACCTGGGTTCACCGAGCGCGACCGCCCATGCTAATTTGCAGGAATACATCGAGAAGGAAACGCCCAAGACAGGTTACTGGTCGAACAAACCAAAGTTTTTAATCAGCATGCTCAAAGCATGGTATGGGGATAAGGCAAACAAAGAAAACGACTTCTGCTTTGACTACATTCCCAAACACGACGGTAAAGACCACTCCCATATGGCCATTTACGAGGCTATGGCAGCCGGTACAGTCAAAGGCTATTTTGCCTGGGGACAAAACCCGGCGGTCGGCGGCCCCAACGCCCTTGCCGCGCGCAGCGCGCTGGAAAACCTGGACTGGATGGTGGCTGTCGACCTGTTTGAAACAGAAACCGCCGCCTTCTGGAAGCGTCCCGGCGTCAACCCGGCCGATATCAAAACAGAGGTTTTCCTCCTGCCGACCGCTTTCTCTTACGAAAAAGAGGGCACTGTCGCCAACAGCTCGCGCTGGATCCAGTGGCGCTGGAAGGCCGTGGAACCGCCCGGGCAGGCCAAGAGCGACCTGTGGATTGCCTATAATATGTTTAAGGCCATCCGTAAGGAGTACCAATCCGGCGGCAAATTCACCGACCCGATTAACAACCTGGTCTGGGACTACGACATGCCCGGCCACGACGAGCCGGATATCATCAAAATAGCCAATGAGATGAACGGTTATGTAGTGGGGGATGGAACCATTCTGGATTCTTTCGCCAAATTAAAAGATGACGGCACTACGGCTTGCGGTATATGGATTTACGCCGGCTACATGTTTGTCGATCCGGTGGCCAAAGTACCTGCTTCACAGCGGCGCGACCGTGAAGACAAAAGCGGCCTGGGGCTCTTCCCCAAATGGACGTTTGCCTGGCCTGTCAACAGACGTATCGTATATAACCGCAACTCTGCCGACCCGTCCGGCAGACCTTGGGATCCGAAAAGAATGCTGGTTTCCTGGGATGGAACACAATGGGTCAACAACGACGTGCCTGACTTCGGGTTTAAGGATGCCGCAACCGGGGCCTTTATTACTCCGGACAAGTCGGCCGTCAATTCCTTTATCATGACCACCGAAGGACAAGGGCGCCTGTTTGCTCCAACGGGTATGAAAGACGGGCCGTTGCCTGAGCACTACGAGCCGGTTGAAAGCCCGGTTAAAAATGCCATGGGCAAATACCAAAGCAACCCTCTGGCAACCAGGTACAAGGGTGACTTTGCCAGGCTGGCGGAAACAGCCAGCCCAGATTTCCCCTACATCGGCACCACACCACGTCTGGTCGAACACTATCAGAGCGGCGCCGTCACTAGAAACTGCCCCACCCTGGCTGAAATACAGCCGGAAATGTTCGCCCAGATTTCTTTAAGCCTGGCCAATAAGTTGGGCGTCAAACCCGGCGACTGGGTGCTGGTAAGCTCCGCGCGAGGCGAAATCAAATGCAGGGCCAATGTCATGCCTGTGGTTAAGCCGCTGCAAGTGGCCGGCAAGGAATTGGAAATAGTCAGTCTGCCATGGCACTGGGGTTACCAGGGAAGGGTACCGGGCGCATCTGCCAACGAGCTCTCTCCCGCAGTCGGTGATCCCAACACCATGATTCCCGAATCCAAGGCTTTCCTGGTTAATATCAGAAAAGCGTAGGTTCATAAAATTCTGCTCACGCTTTAACTCCAAGCAGAAACCGGAGGTGTTAAGATGTCGAAAGGTGTTTTGGTAGACGTTACCAGATGCATTGACTGCAAGAGCTGCATGGTCGCCTGCAAAGTATGGAACGATTTACCATCCAGAAAGACGGAGTTTTCAAATGACCTGGATGCGGGGCAATTAAATTCCGACACATATACGGTAGTAAACAACTGCATCAGTGAAAACGGCGGCGAGGTGGTCTGGCGCTTTGTCAAAAGACAGTGCATGCACTGCAAAGAGCCCGCCTGCGAGTCGGCCTGCTTCACCCACTCGTTCGTTAAAACCAAGGAAGGGGCGGTTATTTACAAGCCAACCGTGGTTGACCAGGACTACTGCGTGGGCTGCCGTTACTGCATGATCGCCTGCCCCTTTGGCGTACCGACGTTTCAGTGGGAAAAAGCATTCCCCTACGTTGAAAAATGTACTTTTTGCTATGAACGCACTCAGCAAGGCCTTAAAACCGCCTGTACCCAGGCCTGCCCCACCGGCGCTTTGAAATTCGGGGACAGGGAAGAACTGCTGGCCGAGGCCTGGCAGAGGATTAACAACAATCCCAACTACGTCAAGCATGTCTACGGAGAAAAAGAGTACGGCGGCACGTCCTGGCTGTATATTTCAGACGTCCCCTTCGCTCAGCTGGGCTTTAAGACAGAAGTATTCAACCGTCCTGTTACGGAAAAATCAATCCCCTCCTTGACCTGGGATGTGCTCAAGTGGACCCCCTACATCTTCGTCGGGTGGGGCGCCCTCTTGACCGCTATGCGCGCTTACACCAAGAGGCGCGCTGAGGTGCACAATGAGGAGGAAATGTACGGTCCTGTTGATCCCAAGGAGTAAATTTCAGTTAACTGGAGGTGAGAATATATGTACGGAAGAAATTGGAGCTTTAGAATTACCTGGTTCAGAATACTGTTGATCATATTAGTCCTTGGCGCGGCTGCAGCTTGCCTGTACCGTTTCATCTTCGGCCTAGGGGCTGTAACCAACCT encodes:
- the fdnG gene encoding formate dehydrogenase-N subunit alpha; the encoded protein is MKQKISRRDFLKILGIGTAGSALLNGVTAVPALASTAEDKLPTFALGEFKLAKAKETPSVCAFCGVGCGLIVYSNEEGRVLNIEGDPDNPNNEGTMCCKGIALGDANTIIDPKSRKRTVNDRRIMDVLYRAPGGTKWEKKDWEWALSEIAKRVKNTRDAAFEEKDANGVTVNRTQAIAHIGSASCDNEENYLFQKMMRSLGVINIDHHARLUHSSTVAGLGQTFGRGVMTNSFTDYKNTDVFLIIGANPAENHPQVMRHMGRAMAERGAKVIVVDPRFTKTATKANIYAPLRPGTDIAFLYGIMNYALENNLYFHDYVANYTNASYLVSPEYALNEGAFSGLTEKDGKFSYDTTSWQYQKDGDTIRKDPSLQNPFCVFQILKNQVARYDIKTVCSITGTPEDVYKKVCDLYCSTGKPDKAGNLIYAMGITQHTYGSQNVRATAMLQLLLGNIGIAGGGVNAQRGESNVQGSTDQGILYHLLTGYLGSPSATAHANLQEYIEKETPKTGYWSNKPKFLISMLKAWYGDKANKENDFCFDYIPKHDGKDHSHMAIYEAMAAGTVKGYFAWGQNPAVGGPNALAARSALENLDWMVAVDLFETETAAFWKRPGVNPADIKTEVFLLPTAFSYEKEGTVANSSRWIQWRWKAVEPPGQAKSDLWIAYNMFKAIRKEYQSGGKFTDPINNLVWDYDMPGHDEPDIIKIANEMNGYVVGDGTILDSFAKLKDDGTTACGIWIYAGYMFVDPVAKVPASQRRDREDKSGLGLFPKWTFAWPVNRRIVYNRNSADPSGRPWDPKRMLVSWDGTQWVNNDVPDFGFKDAATGAFITPDKSAVNSFIMTTEGQGRLFAPTGMKDGPLPEHYEPVESPVKNAMGKYQSNPLATRYKGDFARLAETASPDFPYIGTTPRLVEHYQSGAVTRNCPTLAEIQPEMFAQISLSLANKLGVKPGDWVLVSSARGEIKCRANVMPVVKPLQVAGKELEIVSLPWHWGYQGRVPGASANELSPAVGDPNTMIPESKAFLVNIRKA
- a CDS encoding 4Fe-4S dicluster domain-containing protein yields the protein MSKGVLVDVTRCIDCKSCMVACKVWNDLPSRKTEFSNDLDAGQLNSDTYTVVNNCISENGGEVVWRFVKRQCMHCKEPACESACFTHSFVKTKEGAVIYKPTVVDQDYCVGCRYCMIACPFGVPTFQWEKAFPYVEKCTFCYERTQQGLKTACTQACPTGALKFGDREELLAEAWQRINNNPNYVKHVYGEKEYGGTSWLYISDVPFAQLGFKTEVFNRPVTEKSIPSLTWDVLKWTPYIFVGWGALLTAMRAYTKRRAEVHNEEEMYGPVDPKE